ACGAGGCAGAGGCGGTGGTCACGGCCCGGGAGCGAGCCGTGTTGCGCCGCTTGGCGGCCCATGGTGGGTGGTTGGGCGGCTTGGATACCGCGCCCTTCATCCTGGCGCGGGCGGGGGTGCTGGAGGGCTGCCGGGTGGCGCTGCACTGGGAAAGCGTGCCGGCCTTTCGCCGCGAGTTTCCGCAGCTACGTGTCAGCCGTGAGCGTTTCGAAGCCGATGCCACGCGACAGACGGGGGCCGGGGGCACTGCCGGCATCGATATGATGCTGGACCGTATCGCTCGCGATTATGGCCCGGCGCTAGCCGACGCCGTGGGGCGCCAGCTGGTGCACCATCGCCATGAGGCGTCGTCCGACGATGAGCAGCAGGTGCGCTATGCGGGGCTGCCGCGCAGTGTGGTCAAGAGCCTGGCGGTGATGGAGGCCAACTTGGCCCAGGCGCTGCCGATTCCGGAGATCTGCCGGATGGTGGGGCAGTCGCAGCGCCAGCTTGCGCGGCTGTTCCTGGCGCACTTTGGTGAGACGCCCAAGCAGTGCTATCTGGGCATGCGTCTGGACCGGGCGCAGCGTCTGCTCGCCGGCAGCCATTGCCGGGTCACCGAAGCGGCAATGGCCACTGGCTTCCAGCAGCTGACGCATTTTTCCCGCGCCTATCGCGCCCGTTTCAGCGAGACGCCCAGCCAGACCGCCGCCCGGGGACCGGGCTAAGCCTCCTCAGCCCTGTGCCAGCCTCTTTCGCCAGGACGTTTGTCTCAGGGCTCTTCTTTCCGGACGTATCAGGCTTCTGCCGTCAGGCGGCGCCGCCGTTGGGCGCGCTGCACCATGCGGTAGCGCGAGCGGATCTCGTCGCGCTCCATGTAGCAGCCCTGCAGCCAGCGATGGCCGCTTTGGCCTTCGAAGGCATCCCGGGCGTGGAGCAGCCGGCGGTTGTCGAAAATCACCAGGTCGCCGGGCCGGTAAGTGAAGCGGATAGCGAAGGCCGGGTCGCGCAACAGCCGCTGGAGCGTCATCAGCGCCTCATAGGCGGGCTCGATGTCTTCGAAGGCAGCATCCAGTGGGCCACGCAGGAAGTCGGCGATGCGCACCTCGAGCAGCTCACCCCGGGCGTCGAGGCGGATCATCGGTTCGTGCCAGACGTAGTCGGTGGTCTTGGCGGTGTTGGCGTAGCGCCAGCGCACGCGGGTCAGCGTCGCCCAGGCCTGCGGGTAGTGGTCGCGCAGCGCCTCGGCGATGGCGAAGCCGTCGAGCATCACGGCCTGGCCGCCCTCCACGCTGTTCTCCAGGCAGTGCAGCATCTGCAGGCCCGGGTGGTACTCGCGGGTTGGCAGGTCGACGTGGGGCGGCAGGGCGATGGAAGTGTAGGCGTTGGAGTCCGGGTCTGGCTTGGCCTTGACGTCGAACAGCGCGCCGAAGTTGGTGGGGCGCATCGGGCCGATGCGCCCGGCAATGGCGGAAAGCGAGCCAGGCTCGGTGGGCAGGTTGCGCAACCGCACCAGCCCCTTGCCGAGCACGCTTTCGAGTGCCGGGGCGAGCATCGCCTCTTCCGCTTCGCTGTCCGGTGCGGTCTCGAGCAGGCCTGATGCGTCGAGGGTATCGGGCCCGCCGTCCGGGCCACCCAGCCAGGTCGTGACCGGCACCAGCGGCGCTTCCGGGTCGGCGGCCTTGTCATGCTGCTGGTCATAGTCGTTGGCGCGCAGCCAGCCCGGGTGGAAGCGCAGTCGACGGTCCTCCGGGGTGAAATCCACGCACAGGGCGCCGGCGGCATCGATCTCGGCGCCGGCGATTTCCGGCCAGGCGGGCAGGCTGGAAAGATCCAGGATGCGCTCGCGGGTCGCCGGGTTGATGGTGGTGTCGTCGGCGGCGTTCTCGCGCAGCCAGATGCTGTGGTAGCGGCTAACGCGGCCGTCCTTCCAGTGCACGGTCAAAAGGCGCGGCGAGAAGGACACGGCGTCGAGGGCAACATCGATGGGCCAGGCGTCGTAATCGGGGGTGATCGGCAGGTCGGTCATGAGACCTCCTCGGCAATGAGTGACGTTGCGTCAGCATGCCAAGACGGGCGGCAAAGAGAGCGTCTGGATTCGACGCCGACTATGCACGATTCGACAGTTCGTGATTCGAGGGTTCGTGATTCGAGAACGGACTGTTCGAAGAGGCGCCCGATGGCCGGCCTCGCAGCGCGCTGGGCGTCAGCCCGT
Above is a window of Halomonas sp. I5-271120 DNA encoding:
- a CDS encoding GlxA family transcriptional regulator, whose product is MNDYSEAWPYPRPDSPPLLSPEQAEQTLDVWLVPKFSMLTLFCMLEPLRVANRFGRDLFAWRLRSMDGQGVVASNGVCIEVNGDLASVPDDAHLMVVSSYEAEAVVTARERAVLRRLAAHGGWLGGLDTAPFILARAGVLEGCRVALHWESVPAFRREFPQLRVSRERFEADATRQTGAGGTAGIDMMLDRIARDYGPALADAVGRQLVHHRHEASSDDEQQVRYAGLPRSVVKSLAVMEANLAQALPIPEICRMVGQSQRQLARLFLAHFGETPKQCYLGMRLDRAQRLLAGSHCRVTEAAMATGFQQLTHFSRAYRARFSETPSQTAARGPG
- a CDS encoding TauD/TfdA family dioxygenase, coding for MTDLPITPDYDAWPIDVALDAVSFSPRLLTVHWKDGRVSRYHSIWLRENAADDTTINPATRERILDLSSLPAWPEIAGAEIDAAGALCVDFTPEDRRLRFHPGWLRANDYDQQHDKAADPEAPLVPVTTWLGGPDGGPDTLDASGLLETAPDSEAEEAMLAPALESVLGKGLVRLRNLPTEPGSLSAIAGRIGPMRPTNFGALFDVKAKPDPDSNAYTSIALPPHVDLPTREYHPGLQMLHCLENSVEGGQAVMLDGFAIAEALRDHYPQAWATLTRVRWRYANTAKTTDYVWHEPMIRLDARGELLEVRIADFLRGPLDAAFEDIEPAYEALMTLQRLLRDPAFAIRFTYRPGDLVIFDNRRLLHARDAFEGQSGHRWLQGCYMERDEIRSRYRMVQRAQRRRRLTAEA